The Limibacillus halophilus genome has a window encoding:
- a CDS encoding SspB family protein — protein MADDNDDDILRYDIMVERALRAVVRDALKVAVESGLPGDHHFYITFRTDHPSVEISETLRSRYPEEMTVVVQHQFWDLAVADEYFAITLSFNGRPERLVVPFEAVSAFADPAVRFGLQFEALFSSSEEEDSDDIKSANDLDGPVPDGLEEIDSSAKTSSQPDSPTTATKASGKKPAPSAKQAGDDDKEPGEGDNVVTLDSFRKNK, from the coding sequence ATGGCCGACGACAACGACGACGACATTCTGAGATACGACATCATGGTAGAGCGGGCCCTGCGCGCGGTGGTTCGCGACGCACTGAAGGTTGCGGTCGAAAGCGGGTTACCGGGTGACCACCACTTCTACATCACCTTCCGGACCGACCATCCCTCGGTTGAAATCTCCGAGACCCTGCGCAGCCGCTACCCCGAGGAAATGACAGTTGTCGTCCAGCATCAGTTCTGGGATCTGGCGGTCGCGGACGAATACTTTGCTATCACACTCTCCTTCAACGGCAGACCGGAACGATTGGTCGTACCTTTCGAGGCAGTCAGCGCTTTTGCCGATCCTGCCGTTCGATTTGGACTGCAATTCGAGGCCCTTTTCAGCAGCAGCGAAGAAGAAGATAGCGACGACATCAAGAGCGCAAACGACCTGGATGGCCCGGTACCGGACGGCCTGGAGGAAATAGACTCCAGCGCCAAGACGTCGAGCCAACCCGACTCTCCCACGACCGCGACCAAGGCTTCGGGAAAAAAGCCCGCCCCTAGCGCGAAGCAAGCCGGGGACGATGACAAGGAACCTGGAGAGGGCGACAACGTCGTCACGCTCGACTCTTTCCGCAAGAACAAGTAG
- a CDS encoding alpha/beta fold hydrolase — translation MPDPTQTKTDGPDDAPITLLFAHGAGAPMDAPFMEKVAATLGRQGWRVKRFEFPYMASMRNGGPRRPPDPLPRLLDRFREEIATETGRRLVLAGKSMGGRMASMVADDSEAIGWLCFGYPFHPPGRPEKTRTDHLESLKTPGLILQGTRDALGNREDVAGYTLAPGIKIHWTEDGDHHLAPRKASGRSHGEALDEAILAADAFLRGLSR, via the coding sequence ATGCCGGATCCAACACAAACCAAGACCGATGGGCCCGATGATGCACCCATCACGCTGCTGTTTGCCCATGGCGCCGGTGCGCCGATGGATGCGCCGTTCATGGAAAAAGTCGCAGCTACCCTGGGAAGGCAAGGCTGGCGGGTCAAGCGCTTTGAGTTTCCCTACATGGCCAGCATGCGAAACGGCGGTCCCAGGCGCCCGCCCGATCCGCTACCCCGGCTTTTGGATCGGTTTCGCGAGGAGATTGCAACCGAGACCGGCCGCCGCCTGGTGTTGGCCGGAAAATCCATGGGCGGTCGGATGGCCAGCATGGTGGCCGATGATTCCGAGGCTATCGGATGGCTTTGCTTCGGCTACCCCTTTCACCCGCCGGGCCGACCGGAGAAGACTCGCACGGACCACCTAGAGAGCCTCAAGACGCCAGGGCTGATTCTACAAGGAACACGCGACGCCCTAGGCAACCGCGAAGATGTCGCCGGTTACACCTTGGCTCCCGGCATCAAGATTCACTGGACCGAGGACGGCGATCACCATTTGGCCCCGCGCAAGGCAAGCGGTCGATCCCATGGGGAAGCGCTGGACGAGGCCATATTGGCTGCCGACGCTTTCTTGCGGGGGCTTTCCAGGTAA